One Sphingobacteruim zhuxiongii DNA window includes the following coding sequences:
- a CDS encoding TonB-dependent receptor plug domain-containing protein, producing the protein MRTKKHITIIPLFLVLLIQTVWAQENIHGRVTNENADPLSQVQILSESNQVLGISNNKGWFQITVRQIPCSLIFKKAGFEKKKIWLEKKETVRIELAKSSEKIFEVYVLAHQNYDNVYETNMIEGSELVNSFEANPINSLRGRVPGLQMNATAGGVTSGSGMVIRGMKSLVGGNQPLFILDGMPIENETSGANQYGGQDWGNTLKELNVYDIENIQVLKSAAAAQKYGSRGMNGVIEINTKGNKMKPGLSIDANIGGSYGQVYGMPSLLSQNDIQQINDPRLAWLSTASDNYYDSFEQSNAQIGQIAINYFKGKNKLRLCYGADYNKGTYKRNTLDKHNLMFKGFQTWTNKFQTEIGAIYNQSISRNAPSIGAQKFASLGRTFIEYPIDFAAASTNDPLESETAWYLYGQQAKKTAESIRLFAKGNWNILPELDFKISANYADYGIRTRENASGYFERMLGNESFYHQERAYNNSAKEYSIDWMAKAELDYHRSFANQQFQATLGYDYWQTEGGIKGFSYLPTSSNPYRLKIGAEREVIEQFLNTNAYQLASQFSVKHANSKHIHGAHLMLNYQYGQNLFINAGTRLDHVNTLSNLDKLGKITQIYPSIGFAYLYTSTLRNWLNLPEKALDFAKIRANYGHSGNVTGLFHYQSAVTDDLELPYPGLKTVYKPYYTNSGSWGLRNYQTGFSYEYAKEVELGTDFSWFTNRLALHLTWYNRTIDNYLYDIVSPLEKFNQPLRDVHAKVRNRGWELQLTAVPFRTNSFQWTSSINFVANRNKFLEINSSSINSLTQLGSQDDVSLVGSVNGNFGTLLSGYAAKTNSQGQYLLNSHMEYVPSGTAKEIGNSTAKWIAGFENKFTFKNLQVGALFDFKVGGDIYSGTHALLYQRAVLSDTRFGRSESFGGIERKMPVQQIDPETGKQQTIYKSSFDGIIPTGVFDEHIRLYGKDVSGLSFQAAQELIGKDNNGEYLLQPLAASEYYAGFHERAGVRERSIFENSYIAIREINIGYAVPNTLAKRWFRAESAQIGIVGRNLGYLYKSLPYNLNPDGSYNNRNGGSFEYAAMLPVRTYGMFMKFSF; encoded by the coding sequence ATGAGAACAAAAAAACATATTACTATTATTCCCTTATTTCTGGTTTTACTGATTCAGACGGTCTGGGCACAAGAAAACATACATGGAAGGGTCACGAACGAGAACGCCGACCCATTAAGCCAGGTACAGATTCTGAGCGAAAGTAATCAGGTTCTGGGAATTAGCAACAATAAAGGTTGGTTTCAAATTACGGTTCGACAGATACCATGTAGTTTAATCTTCAAGAAGGCAGGCTTCGAGAAGAAAAAAATTTGGCTAGAGAAGAAAGAGACGGTACGAATCGAGCTCGCAAAATCGTCAGAAAAAATCTTCGAAGTCTATGTCCTGGCCCATCAAAACTATGATAATGTCTACGAAACAAATATGATCGAAGGCTCGGAATTAGTCAATTCTTTCGAGGCGAACCCCATCAATAGCTTACGCGGTCGTGTACCCGGCTTACAGATGAATGCGACTGCTGGGGGTGTTACATCCGGCAGCGGCATGGTTATCCGTGGCATGAAGTCACTAGTAGGTGGCAACCAGCCTTTATTTATCTTAGACGGGATGCCTATAGAAAACGAAACTTCAGGGGCCAATCAGTATGGAGGACAAGACTGGGGAAATACATTGAAAGAACTTAATGTCTATGACATCGAGAATATTCAAGTGTTAAAAAGTGCGGCAGCCGCTCAGAAGTACGGATCTAGAGGGATGAATGGCGTAATTGAGATTAATACCAAAGGCAACAAAATGAAACCTGGGTTATCTATTGATGCTAACATTGGTGGGAGCTACGGGCAGGTATATGGAATGCCGTCCTTACTTAGCCAGAACGACATCCAACAAATCAATGATCCACGTTTAGCCTGGCTATCGACTGCAAGCGACAATTATTACGACTCCTTTGAGCAGTCGAATGCACAAATTGGTCAAATTGCGATTAATTATTTTAAAGGGAAAAACAAATTGCGCTTATGCTACGGTGCGGATTACAATAAGGGGACTTACAAGCGAAACACGCTCGATAAGCACAATTTGATGTTTAAGGGTTTTCAAACTTGGACGAATAAATTTCAAACAGAAATCGGTGCGATATACAATCAAAGTATTTCGAGAAATGCGCCTAGTATTGGTGCTCAAAAATTTGCATCACTGGGAAGAACTTTTATTGAATATCCCATCGATTTTGCTGCTGCCAGCACGAACGATCCTTTGGAAAGTGAAACTGCCTGGTATTTATATGGACAGCAAGCCAAAAAAACAGCTGAAAGCATTCGTTTATTTGCGAAAGGAAACTGGAATATCTTACCCGAACTAGATTTCAAAATTTCCGCAAATTATGCTGACTACGGGATTCGTACACGTGAAAACGCTAGTGGCTATTTTGAACGTATGCTGGGTAATGAAAGCTTCTATCATCAAGAAAGGGCTTATAATAATAGCGCCAAGGAATATAGCATTGATTGGATGGCGAAAGCAGAGCTCGATTACCATAGAAGTTTTGCTAATCAACAGTTCCAAGCGACCTTAGGCTATGACTACTGGCAAACAGAAGGCGGCATTAAGGGATTTTCATACCTCCCAACATCGTCCAACCCATATCGACTCAAAATTGGCGCCGAGCGCGAAGTCATTGAACAATTCCTAAATACAAATGCCTACCAACTGGCGTCTCAGTTTAGTGTGAAGCACGCGAACAGTAAGCATATTCATGGTGCGCATCTGATGCTAAACTATCAATACGGTCAAAATCTGTTTATTAATGCTGGAACACGATTAGACCATGTCAATACCTTAAGTAACTTAGATAAGTTAGGCAAAATCACCCAAATTTATCCCTCCATTGGATTCGCATACCTTTATACTTCGACCCTAAGAAATTGGTTAAATCTCCCAGAGAAAGCATTGGACTTTGCGAAGATTAGAGCAAACTACGGTCATAGTGGTAATGTAACTGGTCTATTCCACTACCAATCTGCAGTAACTGACGATTTGGAACTTCCCTACCCTGGACTAAAAACAGTATACAAACCATACTATACCAATTCAGGATCTTGGGGTCTCAGAAATTACCAAACTGGATTCTCTTATGAATACGCGAAAGAAGTAGAACTTGGAACCGATTTTAGCTGGTTCACAAATAGACTAGCTTTACACTTAACATGGTATAATCGTACGATCGACAACTACTTATACGATATCGTGAGCCCATTGGAGAAATTCAATCAGCCCCTTCGTGATGTACATGCGAAAGTTCGAAACCGAGGTTGGGAGCTACAGCTAACCGCTGTACCATTTAGAACTAATAGCTTCCAATGGACCAGTAGCATTAACTTTGTCGCAAATCGCAATAAATTCCTGGAGATAAATAGCTCTTCTATTAATAGCTTAACCCAATTAGGCAGCCAAGACGACGTTAGTCTCGTTGGAAGTGTCAATGGTAATTTCGGGACTTTATTATCCGGCTATGCTGCCAAAACAAATAGCCAAGGACAATACTTATTAAACTCACATATGGAATATGTTCCTTCGGGTACCGCGAAAGAGATTGGTAACAGTACAGCCAAATGGATTGCTGGATTTGAGAATAAATTTACCTTTAAGAACCTACAGGTTGGCGCATTATTCGATTTCAAAGTCGGCGGCGATATTTATTCTGGAACACATGCCCTACTATATCAGCGAGCAGTTTTATCAGATACCCGATTTGGGCGTTCAGAATCGTTCGGCGGAATAGAACGAAAAATGCCTGTACAACAAATCGATCCAGAAACAGGAAAACAACAAACAATTTATAAATCCAGTTTTGACGGTATTATCCCAACCGGAGTATTCGATGAACATATTCGTTTGTACGGAAAAGACGTCTCCGGTCTTAGTTTTCAAGCAGCTCAAGAACTGATTGGAAAGGATAATAATGGAGAATATCTTTTGCAACCCCTTGCTGCCAGTGAGTATTATGCAGGCTTCCACGAACGTGCAGGTGTACGTGAGCGTTCGATCTTTGAAAATAGTTATATCGCCATTCGAGAGATCAATATTGGATATGCTGTACCAAATACATTGGCAAAACGATGGTTCCGCGCAGAATCGGCACAGATAGGAATTGTAGGTAGAAATTTAGGGTATCTCTATAAGAGCCTTCCTTACAATTTAAATCCAGATGGATCTTACAACAATAGAAATGGTGGATCCTTTGAGTACGCCGCAATGCTACCCGTAAGAACTTATGGAATGTTTATGAAATTTTCATTCTAA